ACAAGACGGAATTGTTTTACTGGGTGATTTGGTGGGGATGGTGGATAATCCAGTTTATCCTCTACACGCTTCTGGCCGGTCTCATGTGCGACGGCCTCTATCAGATTGCGGTGAGCCTCCGCGGCTTCTGGAGCCAGCAAAAGCTGCCTCAGGCAAAGCGCTACAGACGCTTTTGCGTGCTCGTGCCCGCTCACAACGAGGCTATGGTTATAACTCCGCTTCTTGACAGTTTGGCAAATCAAAATTATCCGAAGAACTGCTATAAAGTCTACGCCTCTTGCGACAACTGCTCTGACAATACGGCGGAGCTTGCTTCGCGTCACGGCGCGGTTGCGCTTGAACGCTTCGACAAAGAACACAACGGCAAGACATGGAACGTCCGCTGGGCGCTGACCAAGATCCCCTTTGACGAATACGACGCTCTTGCGATGTTTGACGCGGACAATCTGGCCGACAAAAACTTCCTGATGGCGATGAACAACTACATGGAGCTGCACCCGGAGGCCGAGGCCATCCAGGGAGTGCTTGACGTAAAGAACCCCGACGACAACTGGCTGACGCGTTCCTACGCGCTCGCCTACTGGTTCACCAACAGATTCTGGCAGCTTGCACGCGGCCTTTGGGGGCTTTCCTGCACGCTGGGCGGAACCGGCCTCGTCATCCGCACCGCGACGCTTGAACGCATCGGCTGGAACCTTCAGAGCCTCACGGAGGATCTTGAGATGTCGACGCGCCTCATCCTCTCCGGCAGCCGCGTCCACTGGAACGACGCGGCCGTCATCTACGACGAAAAGCCGCAGGACATGGCCATCTCAAAACGTCAGCGCACGCGCTGGATGCAGGGCCATTACTGGGTCTTCTGGAACTACGGCTGGGACGCGCTGAAAGCCTTCTTCGTCACGCGCCGCCTCCAGTATCTCGACCTCTTCCTCTACCTGCTCGCCCCGGCGAAATCCTGCCTCGGCATCATCATAATGCTCGCCGGTATGGCCTTTACTCTTATAAACAACATGGTGCTCTATCCGTCGTCCGACATCCCGCAGTCGATGATGGAATGGTCGCTCTTCTTCGGGCTGCCCATCTTCTCCATCATCGCCTTCTGCCTCATCTGCGCCATAGCGGGGCCGTCGATGCACGAAAAGAAATTCACCCTCAGATATGTGAAGGATACCTTCGCGTATTTCTGGTTCGGGCTCACATGGATACCGATACTCTTCAAAGCCGCCTTCCTCGCGAAAGATCAGGGCAACTGGGTCAAGACGGAGCATACGCGCAGCATGTCCATTGACGAGTTGAAGTCCAAGTAGCGGGGGGAAGAGATCATAAAAACACAGTTCGCACTATTTACGGAGCGCCGCTTCCTGCCGTTCTTCCTGACGCAGTTTCTCGGAGCCTTCAACGACAACCTTTTTAAAAGCGCGCTTGTAACGCTGATAACTTTTCGGCTCGCAGCAGTCTATAATGTCAACGCCCCGATGCTCATAACAGTAGTAGCGGGGCTTTTTATTTTGCCCTTTTTTCTGTTTTCGTCGCTCGCGGGGCAGATATGCGACAAGTATGAAAAAAGCTTTCTTATCCGCATAATAAAATTTGTTGAGATAATCCTCATGTGTCTGACGGCGGCGGCCTTTGAGATGATGCAGCTTTGGTGGCTCGTCTTTCTGCTCTTCTGCATGGGCACTCAGTCCACCTTCTTCGGCCCGCTCAAATACAGCATACTGCCGCAGCTTTTGACCGACGACGAACTTATCGCAGGCAACGGCCTTGTAAACGCCGGAACGAACGTGGCGATACTGACTGGCACGCTCTGCGGAGGGCTGCTCATACTCTCCGCGTCAGGAAGGCACTACATCGCAATAGGCATAATCGGCGTGGCTATCGCAGGATACGCCGCCTCCCGCTTCATCCCCAACTCACCCGCAGCTGCGCCCGGTCTTAAGATAGACCGCAATCTCTTTCGTTCTACGTGGCAGATGCTCGCCTATCCCGTCGCAAACAAACGCGTCTTTACCGCGATACTCGGGATAAGCTGGTTCTGGTTCATCGGCTCCGTCTACCTGGCGCAGTTTCCGTCGTACGCAAAGGACGTCATAGGCGGAGATGAGCAGGTATCGACATTGTTTCTAGTCATATTTTCAATAGGCGTGGGGCTTGGCGCCACCTGCTGCAACAAACTGCTGAAAGGCCGCGTCTCGGGAAAATACCTGCCGGCGAGCCTCGTCTGCATCAGCCTCTTCACAGCGCTGCTCTGCTACTTCAGCCGCGACCTCTTCCCCGGCCAACAACTGGGTTCGCTTGCCGTCTTTATAGGCTCGCCAGGCTCCGTTCCGATAATCCTATCAATGCTGCTGCTTGCGGTGGCGGGTGGCATATTCAGCGTTCCTATGTACGCCATAATGCAGCGGCTCACGCCGCCCACGCACATGGCGCGCGTAATAGCGTCGCTCAACATCTTCAACTCATTCTATATGGTGGTGGCCGCTTTGCTCTGCGCCGTCATGATAGGCGCGGGAGCCTCCATCTTGTTCATCTTCATCTCTATGGCGGCGCTGAACTTTTTCATGCTGCCGTTAGCCTTTAAACTCTCGGGGGTAGATTATGACTGATCGTCAAATGAGAAACGCGCTCATCCAGAGCGCCCGCGAAATGCTGGCCGCCGGACTCGTGCAGGGAACCGGCGGAAATTTCAGCCTGCGCTGCGAAGAGGGGCTTATCATCACGCCAAGCGGCATGGAGTACAACACGCTGACGCCGGAAGACCTGCCAAAGCTTGCGCTCGACGGCAGAGTGCTTGAAGGCAGAAGAGCGCCCTCTGTGGAAAACGGGCTGCACCGCGCCATCTATCGCGCGCGACGCGACGTGTTGGCCGTCGTGCACACCCATTCCGTCTGTGCTTCGGCCGCCTCCGCGCTTAGGCGTGCGCTTCCCGCGCTGCTTGACAATCAAGCGGTGCTTTTTGGCGGGGCTGTGCCCTGCGCAGCATACGCGCCTATCGGCACGCCGGAGCTTGCGGAAAACGCACTTTCGGCGCTGGGACGCGGTTTTGCCGTGCTTCTTGCGAACCACGGGGCGGTCTGCGTGGGAGCCACGCTGAAAGAGGCTGAGAGCCGCTGTTTTATGCTTGAACTTTTTGCAAAAGTATATTTTTTGACGGCGGGGGCCGGAGGGGCCGTCGCACTCACAGAGGCCGAAGCAAAAGACGAGGCTGAGGACATGGCAAGACGCTACGGCCAGCAGCAGAAATAATAATTAAAAATAAAACGCGCCGGGCGCAAGAAATAAATAAGCGGGCCTTTCCTTTGAGGGGAAAAGCCCGCTTATTGTCCTATTAAGGAAAAACTACATAGAAATAGCGGATACCGGGCAGGTGGAGACGCATGAGCCGCATTCCACGCACGGGTCTGGGTCAACGTGGGCTTTGCCGTCCTGCATTGAGATAGCGGATACCGGGCACACGCCGACGCAGGCCTCGCAGCCTACGCATACATCCTGATCAACTGTTGCTTTAGCCATTGTAAGAAGTCCTCCTTAAGGTTTTTAGCTCTCATATTTTGATACGGGGACAAGATCCCCGCATACGGTGACTATTCTAGCGTGAAATGCCTCAAGCATCAACTGGTATTTTTAAAATAAATTATTGATAAATTTCATGTTCCAATAATACTATTCTAAGTAAAACTACAGAGCCGTCATCCTTAAATTAAGACTATAAATTACAGTAAGTTTGTTGCTGCAAAACTTTTAAATAAAAAATAAATATCGAAAAATTACATAGTTTACCAAAAGAAGGAGGTGCAATAAGAGCCATTGTTATCGCTTTTTTAAGTTCCGCAAATCTTCTAAATTTTGAAAGGAGAGTTGGTCGTTAATGGAACAGGAGAAAAAGAACATCCAGGAAAAAGAACCAAAAATTCCGTCGCTGCTGGTTTCACTTCTTATACTGCTTGCCGTTGCCGGAATGATAATGGCGGCCGTTTTGAAGTACGGCACAGACATCCACATCGTGCTTATTTTAGGAGCTATACTTGCAGGCGCAGTAGGCGTATTTTATTTAGGCTTTAAATATGAAGCGATTGAAACAGGGATAATCGACGGTATCATGGTCGGTATGCAGGCATGCCTCATCCTCTACACGGTAGGCCCGCTCGTCGGCACTTGGATAAGCAGCGGAGTCGTCCCCAGCATGATCTACTACGGACTCTCCATCATCTCGCCTTCGATCTTCCTCTTTGCTACACTTATAATCTGCTCGGTCGTATCTCTCGCCACGGGTACCTCGTGGGGCACCTCCGGCACCGTCGGCATCGCGCTTCTTGGCATAGCTATAGGCCTTGGAGTCCC
The DNA window shown above is from Cloacibacillus sp. and carries:
- a CDS encoding class II aldolase/adducin family protein, with protein sequence MTDRQMRNALIQSAREMLAAGLVQGTGGNFSLRCEEGLIITPSGMEYNTLTPEDLPKLALDGRVLEGRRAPSVENGLHRAIYRARRDVLAVVHTHSVCASAASALRRALPALLDNQAVLFGGAVPCAAYAPIGTPELAENALSALGRGFAVLLANHGAVCVGATLKEAESRCFMLELFAKVYFLTAGAGGAVALTEAEAKDEAEDMARRYGQQQK
- a CDS encoding 4Fe-4S binding protein, giving the protein MAKATVDQDVCVGCEACVGVCPVSAISMQDGKAHVDPDPCVECGSCVSTCPVSAISM
- a CDS encoding MFS transporter; this encodes MTQFLGAFNDNLFKSALVTLITFRLAAVYNVNAPMLITVVAGLFILPFFLFSSLAGQICDKYEKSFLIRIIKFVEIILMCLTAAAFEMMQLWWLVFLLFCMGTQSTFFGPLKYSILPQLLTDDELIAGNGLVNAGTNVAILTGTLCGGLLILSASGRHYIAIGIIGVAIAGYAASRFIPNSPAAAPGLKIDRNLFRSTWQMLAYPVANKRVFTAILGISWFWFIGSVYLAQFPSYAKDVIGGDEQVSTLFLVIFSIGVGLGATCCNKLLKGRVSGKYLPASLVCISLFTALLCYFSRDLFPGQQLGSLAVFIGSPGSVPIILSMLLLAVAGGIFSVPMYAIMQRLTPPTHMARVIASLNIFNSFYMVVAALLCAVMIGAGASILFIFISMAALNFFMLPLAFKLSGVDYD
- a CDS encoding glycosyltransferase family 2 protein, coding for MDKTELFYWVIWWGWWIIQFILYTLLAGLMCDGLYQIAVSLRGFWSQQKLPQAKRYRRFCVLVPAHNEAMVITPLLDSLANQNYPKNCYKVYASCDNCSDNTAELASRHGAVALERFDKEHNGKTWNVRWALTKIPFDEYDALAMFDADNLADKNFLMAMNNYMELHPEAEAIQGVLDVKNPDDNWLTRSYALAYWFTNRFWQLARGLWGLSCTLGGTGLVIRTATLERIGWNLQSLTEDLEMSTRLILSGSRVHWNDAAVIYDEKPQDMAISKRQRTRWMQGHYWVFWNYGWDALKAFFVTRRLQYLDLFLYLLAPAKSCLGIIIMLAGMAFTLINNMVLYPSSDIPQSMMEWSLFFGLPIFSIIAFCLICAIAGPSMHEKKFTLRYVKDTFAYFWFGLTWIPILFKAAFLAKDQGNWVKTEHTRSMSIDELKSK